TGACGACCCTGTGCCAAGTGAAAAAGTGCGTAGGCTGATTACTGATATTTTACAACCTGTTGTGAGTCAGTGTAAATCTTCAATTTTTAATCAGGCGTTGATGGAGTTAGGAGCATTAATATGTTTGCCACAAAGTCCTAAGTGCTTTGATTGTCCGATTCATGTTCATTGCTTTGCATGCAAAAACAATCAACAAGGTTTCTTTCCTGTCAAAGTTAAAAAGGCTAAACCCCGGCATTTGTTTATTTCTTATTTACACTTTGTTGATTCAGAAGGAAAAACAATGTTATATTTACGTAAGGAAGGAACATGGAAAGGATTATATGAGTTTCCATGTTTGCAAGGAACGAATTTAATCGACAAAGAAGAAGTGTTATCTTGGCTCAAGAATCAAAACTGTCTTATTAAACGGATGAGTAAAAAGTATGAGACAAAGCATCAGCTTACACATAAAACCATTTTTGCTCAGTTTTGGGAAATATCTCTTGACAGGCTGCCATTATTTGAAAATTTAATTACCTTTGACATTTATTTTGAAGAAATAAGAAATTATCCTATTCATCAATTAATGCAGAAATACA
The sequence above is drawn from the Bacteroidia bacterium genome and encodes:
- the mutY gene encoding A/G-specific adenine glycosylase produces the protein MSWYIELINWYLNNKRELPWRDEKNGYLIWVSEVILQQTRVNQGIAYYLRFIERYPTVESLAEADEHDVLLLWQGLGYYSRARNLHKGAKQIVENFHSSFHYPPEELMKIRGIGHYTANAIASFTNDYPVPVVDGNVYRVVTRLFGIDDPVPSEKVRRLITDILQPVVSQCKSSIFNQALMELGALICLPQSPKCFDCPIHVHCFACKNNQQGFFPVKVKKAKPRHLFISYLHFVDSEGKTMLYLRKEGTWKGLYEFPCLQGTNLIDKEEVLSWLKNQNCLIKRMSKKYETKHQLTHKTIFAQFWEISLDRLPLFENLITFDIYFEEIRNYPIHQLMQKYINQL